The following are encoded together in the Planococcus antarcticus DSM 14505 genome:
- a CDS encoding AbrB/MazE/SpoVT family DNA-binding domain-containing protein → MDSKLITLKKNGQITLPIKIREAVSLTENDQLAITIKDGQIILQPVITIPKDQAWFWTKEWQEEELEAEHDIKTGNIKTFRNAEELIADLRSEE, encoded by the coding sequence ATGGATTCAAAACTTATAACCCTAAAGAAAAATGGACAAATCACGCTTCCAATCAAAATTCGTGAAGCAGTTAGTTTAACAGAGAATGATCAATTAGCAATTACAATTAAAGATGGACAAATTATTTTACAGCCTGTTATTACCATTCCAAAAGACCAAGCTTGGTTTTGGACTAAAGAATGGCAAGAAGAAGAACTCGAAGCTGAGCATGATATAAAAACTGGGAATATAAAAACTTTTCGCAACGCGGAAGAGTTAATTGCAGACTTACGCTCTGAAGAATAA